The proteins below come from a single Saccharopolyspora sp. SCSIO 74807 genomic window:
- a CDS encoding ABC transporter permease: MADPVTQHQPRPAEEPATEDAATGSGGWLRYAAGKLGGGLLSLFLVAVLGFFLFRVMPGDPVRTMTRGAAVSGEQIQQLRHRFGLDQPLWKQFLDFLGALLRGDLGTSYTYSRPVADLIAERFWPTVLLVGTATVLAVVLGLWMGTRAAWRQGGKFDKISTSVALTFWSVPTFWFGLIVLMVFGVGVGPIPGLFPVGGINSPDTPPELPAQVLDVARHLVLPASTMVAVVYAQYLMVMRSSLLEEMGADYLTTARAKGLREDLVRRRHAVPNAMLPTVTLIFLHLGLVVGGAITVETVFSWPGLGLLTYEALKVPDLPLLQGTFIVLAGSVIVMNVVADLLYRVLDPRVRAS; this comes from the coding sequence ATGGCCGATCCGGTGACGCAGCACCAACCACGCCCGGCCGAGGAACCGGCGACCGAGGACGCCGCGACCGGCTCCGGCGGCTGGCTGCGCTACGCCGCGGGCAAGCTCGGTGGCGGGCTGCTGAGCCTGTTCCTGGTGGCAGTGCTCGGGTTCTTCCTGTTCCGGGTGATGCCCGGTGATCCGGTGCGCACGATGACCCGCGGCGCGGCGGTCTCCGGCGAGCAGATCCAGCAGTTGCGGCACCGCTTCGGGCTGGATCAGCCGCTGTGGAAGCAGTTCCTGGACTTCCTCGGCGCGCTGCTGCGCGGTGACCTGGGCACCTCCTACACCTACAGCCGCCCGGTGGCCGACCTCATCGCGGAGCGGTTCTGGCCGACGGTGCTGCTGGTCGGCACCGCGACGGTGCTGGCGGTGGTGCTCGGGCTGTGGATGGGCACGCGGGCGGCGTGGCGCCAGGGCGGGAAGTTCGACAAGATCTCGACCTCGGTGGCGTTGACGTTCTGGTCGGTGCCGACGTTCTGGTTCGGGCTGATCGTGCTGATGGTCTTCGGCGTCGGGGTCGGGCCGATTCCCGGGCTGTTCCCGGTCGGCGGGATCAACTCGCCGGACACGCCGCCGGAGCTGCCCGCGCAGGTGCTGGACGTGGCGCGGCACCTGGTGCTGCCCGCGTCGACGATGGTCGCGGTGGTCTACGCGCAATACCTGATGGTGATGCGGTCCTCGCTGCTGGAGGAAATGGGCGCGGATTACCTGACCACCGCGCGCGCGAAGGGCCTGCGCGAAGACCTGGTGCGGCGCAGGCACGCGGTGCCGAACGCGATGCTGCCGACGGTGACGCTGATCTTCCTGCACCTGGGCCTGGTCGTGGGCGGGGCGATCACCGTGGAGACGGTGTTCTCGTGGCCCGGGCTCGGCCTGCTGACCTACGAGGCGCTGAAGGTGCCGGATCTGCCGTTGCTGCAAGGCACATTCATCGTGCTGGCGGGGAGTGTGATCGTGATGAACGTGGTGGCGGACCTGCTATACCGGGTCCTGGACCCGCGGGTGCGTGCCTCGTGA
- a CDS encoding ABC transporter permease, translating into MRARRRASAAESWRVFRQDRGGVAGLVLLVAITALALLAPVLTDQSGLDVTSATGDSLQAPNADFWLGTDESGRSVLLLTWWGARVSLVVGLAAAVLSVVIGTIVGVLSAHFSGWTETVLMRITDFFLVLPALVLAIALSTVLERGLGTIVLAIGVTSWPTTARLVRAQTLTVEARPYIERAQVLGGGHAHVIRKHVLPAVLPLVFANTTLSVASAIIMESTLAFLGLGDPSRASWGSMLKSAMDTGAVTGGAWWYLLPPGIGIVLVVLSFTLCGRAMETVFNPRLRGQR; encoded by the coding sequence TTGCGGGCGCGGCGGCGCGCGTCCGCGGCCGAGTCGTGGCGGGTGTTCCGGCAGGACCGCGGCGGGGTGGCCGGGCTGGTCCTGCTGGTGGCGATCACCGCGCTGGCGTTGCTGGCACCGGTGCTGACCGACCAGTCCGGATTGGACGTGACCAGCGCGACCGGTGATTCGCTGCAGGCGCCGAACGCGGATTTCTGGCTCGGCACCGATGAATCCGGCCGCTCGGTACTGCTGCTGACGTGGTGGGGCGCGCGGGTGTCGCTGGTGGTGGGCCTGGCCGCGGCGGTGCTGTCGGTGGTGATCGGCACGATCGTCGGCGTGCTGTCCGCGCACTTCAGCGGGTGGACCGAGACGGTGCTGATGCGGATCACCGACTTCTTCCTGGTGCTGCCCGCGCTGGTGCTGGCCATCGCGCTGTCCACAGTGCTGGAACGCGGGCTCGGCACGATCGTGCTGGCGATCGGGGTGACCTCGTGGCCGACCACGGCGCGGCTGGTGCGCGCGCAGACGCTGACCGTCGAAGCCCGGCCCTACATCGAGCGGGCGCAGGTGCTCGGCGGCGGGCACGCGCACGTGATCCGCAAGCACGTGCTGCCCGCCGTGCTGCCGCTGGTGTTCGCGAACACCACGTTGTCGGTGGCCAGCGCGATCATCATGGAGTCCACGCTGGCGTTCCTCGGGCTCGGCGATCCGAGCCGCGCCTCGTGGGGCTCGATGCTCAAGTCTGCGATGGACACCGGTGCGGTCACCGGCGGCGCGTGGTGGTACCTGCTGCCGCCCGGGATCGGGATCGTGCTGGTGGTGCTGAGTTTCACGCTGTGCGGAAGGGCGATGGAGACGGTGTTCAACCCGAGGTTGCGGGGGCAGCGATGA
- a CDS encoding ABC transporter ATP-binding protein yields MSPILELRGVSITYRGAASPAVRDVDLSLEPGDTLGLAGESGCGKTTLAMSVLRLLPRSAEVGGARLLEGQDVRGMSFGRMRAVRWSTASVVFQGAMHALNPVQTIGAQIAEPMRLHETVSGDPRARVVELLEAVELPAERADAYPHELSGGQKQRVMIAMALACDPRLIIADEPTTALDVVVQAQVLELLGRLVAERGIALLVISHDLSVLSSSCARIAVMYQGEVVEHGPSHRLMAAPEHPHSRALAEAFPTVGDPGFRLVQPGEPGRALLSAEGVSVTFPARSGPPVRAVREVDLQVGEQEIVALVGQSGSGKTTLARTLLGLQPPTAGEVRFDGAPLPSSSAGLREYRRLVQLVLQDPTGALNPRNTVYELVAEGLRIHGAAADESAKVVAALEAAELRPAEDFLSRFPHELSGGQRQRVVIAGALVLDPKALVADEPVASLDATVRGEILALLLRLRETRGLSTLVITHDLGLAWNIADRVAVMYRGEIVELGPVEQVLLEPQHDYTRTLLAAVPSLAGRGEPAAE; encoded by the coding sequence ATGAGCCCGATCCTGGAGCTGCGCGGAGTGTCGATCACCTACCGCGGCGCGGCATCCCCGGCCGTGCGGGACGTGGACCTGAGCCTGGAACCGGGCGACACGCTCGGCCTGGCCGGGGAGTCCGGGTGCGGCAAGACGACGCTGGCCATGTCGGTGCTGCGGCTGCTGCCGCGCTCGGCTGAGGTGGGCGGTGCGCGGCTGCTCGAGGGGCAGGACGTGCGCGGCATGTCGTTCGGGCGGATGCGCGCCGTGCGGTGGTCCACGGCGTCGGTGGTGTTCCAGGGCGCGATGCACGCGCTGAACCCGGTGCAGACGATCGGCGCGCAGATCGCCGAGCCGATGCGGTTGCACGAGACCGTCTCCGGCGATCCGCGGGCGCGGGTGGTCGAGCTGCTGGAGGCGGTGGAGCTGCCCGCCGAGCGCGCAGACGCCTACCCGCACGAGCTCTCCGGCGGTCAGAAGCAGCGCGTGATGATCGCGATGGCGCTGGCCTGCGATCCGCGGTTGATCATCGCCGACGAGCCGACGACCGCGCTGGACGTGGTGGTGCAGGCGCAGGTGCTGGAACTGCTGGGCAGGCTGGTCGCCGAGCGCGGCATCGCGCTGCTGGTGATCAGCCACGACCTGTCGGTGCTGTCGTCGAGCTGCGCCCGGATCGCGGTGATGTACCAGGGCGAGGTCGTCGAGCACGGCCCGTCCCACCGGCTCATGGCCGCTCCGGAACACCCGCACAGCCGCGCGTTGGCGGAGGCGTTCCCGACCGTGGGCGATCCCGGGTTCCGGCTGGTGCAGCCGGGCGAGCCGGGTCGTGCGCTGCTGTCGGCCGAGGGGGTGTCGGTGACGTTCCCGGCGCGTTCGGGCCCGCCGGTGCGCGCGGTTCGCGAAGTGGATCTGCAGGTGGGGGAGCAGGAGATCGTGGCGCTGGTCGGCCAGTCCGGTTCCGGCAAGACCACGCTGGCCAGGACGCTGCTCGGGTTGCAGCCGCCGACCGCGGGCGAGGTGCGCTTCGACGGCGCACCGCTGCCGAGTTCGTCGGCCGGGCTGCGGGAGTACCGGCGGCTGGTGCAGCTGGTGCTGCAAGACCCGACCGGTGCGCTCAACCCGCGCAACACCGTCTACGAGCTGGTGGCCGAAGGGCTGCGGATCCACGGTGCCGCCGCCGACGAATCGGCGAAGGTCGTGGCCGCGTTGGAGGCGGCCGAGCTGCGGCCCGCCGAGGACTTCCTGTCGCGCTTCCCGCACGAGCTCTCCGGCGGCCAGCGGCAGCGGGTGGTGATCGCCGGTGCGCTGGTGCTGGACCCGAAGGCGCTGGTGGCCGACGAACCGGTGGCCTCGCTGGACGCCACCGTCCGCGGCGAGATCCTCGCGCTGCTGCTGCGGCTGCGCGAAACCCGCGGTCTGTCCACTTTGGTCATCACGCACGATCTGGGGCTGGCCTGGAACATCGCCGACCGGGTGGCGGTGATGTACCGCGGCGAGATCGTCGAACTCGGGCCGGTCGAACAGGTGCTGCTCGAACCGCAGCACGACTACACCAGGACGCTGCTGGCCGCGGTGCCTTCGCTGGCGGGCCGCGGCGAACCGGCCGCGGAGTGA
- a CDS encoding putative quinol monooxygenase → MATSTIDPDAAITTLINVFHVQPDKQQELVSLLNEATEAVMRHRDGFVSANIHASRDGHTVVNYAQWRDEAAFRAMLADPAAQEHMSSATALATSDPKLYTVAATHHA, encoded by the coding sequence ATGGCCACCAGCACGATCGACCCGGACGCCGCGATCACCACGCTGATCAACGTCTTCCACGTCCAACCGGACAAGCAGCAGGAACTCGTGTCGCTGCTGAACGAGGCGACCGAAGCGGTGATGCGGCACCGCGACGGGTTCGTCTCGGCGAACATCCACGCCAGCCGGGACGGGCACACCGTGGTCAACTACGCGCAATGGCGCGACGAAGCCGCCTTCCGCGCGATGCTCGCCGACCCGGCCGCGCAGGAGCACATGTCCTCGGCCACGGCGCTGGCGACCTCCGATCCGAAGCTGTACACGGTCGCGGCGACGCATCACGCGTGA
- a CDS encoding uridine kinase, whose protein sequence is MRVRAITPEKLADELAETIAEVRAPRPRVAVDGAVGTAEFADGLVEPLRVRGREVVRVSTWRYVRAASLRLEHGRDDPDSFYESWFDFGGLRREALDPLASGGSGLVLPALWDVTTDRSPRLDRVRLPEHGVLLVDGPLLLGAGLPFELTVHLWLPGRSLQRHLAESEHWTLPAFDRYSAEVAPERLADHVVRVDRPGHPAVVDRFG, encoded by the coding sequence ATGCGGGTCCGAGCGATCACACCGGAAAAGCTGGCCGATGAACTCGCCGAGACCATCGCCGAGGTGCGCGCGCCGCGGCCCCGGGTGGCCGTCGACGGCGCCGTCGGCACCGCGGAGTTCGCCGACGGTCTGGTCGAACCGCTGCGGGTGCGCGGCCGGGAGGTCGTGCGGGTGAGCACCTGGCGCTACGTGCGCGCGGCGTCGCTGCGGCTGGAGCACGGGCGCGACGATCCGGATTCGTTCTACGAGAGCTGGTTCGACTTCGGCGGGCTGCGCCGCGAAGCGCTCGATCCGCTCGCCAGCGGCGGCTCCGGACTGGTGCTGCCCGCGCTGTGGGACGTGACGACCGACCGTTCCCCCAGGCTCGACCGGGTCCGGCTACCGGAGCACGGCGTGCTGCTCGTGGACGGGCCGCTGCTGCTCGGCGCCGGATTGCCGTTCGAGCTGACCGTGCACCTGTGGCTGCCGGGGCGGTCGCTGCAACGCCACCTCGCCGAGTCCGAGCACTGGACGCTGCCCGCGTTCGACCGCTACAGCGCCGAAGTCGCGCCCGAACGACTCGCCGACCACGTCGTCCGCGTGGACCGTCCGGGCCATCCCGCGGTGGTCGACAGGTTCGGCTGA
- a CDS encoding LD-carboxypeptidase: MSTRERRRPPRLRAGDTVAVVAPAGPVPADLLEAGIDLLRSWDLRVVPGKHVRERHPRLGYLAGTDADRAADLQQAWCDPDVAGVVCARGGYGSMRLLDHLDWTAMSNAGHKVFAGSSDVTALHGAFGNKLDLATVFGPMIGTAAFVEDGAAREHFRRTLFAPESVTIITRRGAEALVPGRARGITYGGNLALAAAALGAPDTAPPPERGIALLEDVGEDPYRLDRALTQLLRAGWFDRASGVALGSWSGCGPQEDVRDVLRNLLGDLGIPVLGELGFGHCAAQRTMPLGVAAELDTSAQRLSVLQPALR, translated from the coding sequence TTGAGCACCCGCGAACGACGCCGTCCCCCGCGGCTGCGCGCCGGGGACACCGTCGCCGTGGTCGCCCCCGCCGGACCGGTGCCCGCCGACCTGCTCGAGGCCGGGATCGATCTGCTGCGCAGCTGGGATCTGCGAGTGGTGCCCGGCAAACACGTCCGCGAACGGCATCCGCGGCTGGGCTACCTCGCCGGAACCGACGCCGACCGGGCCGCCGATCTGCAACAGGCGTGGTGCGACCCGGACGTCGCGGGCGTCGTGTGCGCCCGCGGCGGCTACGGCAGCATGCGGTTGCTGGACCACCTGGACTGGACCGCGATGAGCAACGCGGGGCACAAGGTGTTCGCCGGCTCGAGCGACGTGACCGCGCTGCACGGCGCGTTCGGCAACAAGCTCGACTTGGCCACGGTGTTCGGCCCGATGATCGGCACCGCGGCGTTCGTGGAGGACGGCGCGGCGCGCGAGCACTTCCGGCGCACCCTGTTCGCCCCCGAGTCGGTCACGATCATCACTCGCCGCGGTGCGGAGGCACTGGTGCCGGGGCGGGCGCGCGGCATCACCTACGGCGGCAACCTGGCACTGGCCGCGGCCGCGCTCGGCGCACCGGACACCGCCCCGCCGCCGGAGCGCGGGATCGCGCTGCTCGAAGACGTCGGCGAGGACCCGTACCGGCTGGACCGCGCGCTGACCCAGCTGCTGCGCGCGGGCTGGTTCGACCGCGCCAGCGGTGTCGCGCTCGGCTCGTGGAGCGGCTGCGGGCCGCAGGAAGACGTGCGGGACGTGCTCCGGAACCTCCTCGGCGACCTGGGCATCCCGGTGCTCGGCGAGCTCGGCTTCGGCCACTGCGCGGCGCAGCGGACCATGCCGCTGGGAGTGGCCGCGGAACTGGACACGTCCGCGCAGCGGCTCAGCGTCCTGCAACCGGCGCTGCGCTGA
- a CDS encoding DUF3090 domain-containing protein — protein MARVIHVFRQPDRFVAGTVGEPGERTFYLQASEDVRTVSVQLEKQQVTVLAERIGALLEEVQRRFDAELPADAPDDLVDSDPLAVPVEEEFRVGTMGLGWDAETEAVVVELLAVTEEEIDESVVLDDTEEGPDAVRVFLSPARARAFADRAERVINAGRKPCPLCNEPLDPEGHICPRQNGYRRSEED, from the coding sequence ATGGCTCGTGTCATCCACGTCTTCCGCCAGCCCGACCGGTTCGTCGCAGGGACCGTCGGGGAACCAGGCGAGCGCACCTTCTACCTGCAGGCGTCCGAGGACGTCCGCACGGTCAGCGTGCAGCTGGAGAAGCAGCAGGTCACCGTGCTCGCCGAACGCATCGGTGCGCTGCTGGAGGAGGTGCAGCGCCGGTTCGACGCGGAGCTGCCCGCCGACGCCCCGGACGACCTCGTCGACTCGGACCCGCTGGCGGTGCCGGTGGAGGAGGAGTTCCGGGTCGGCACGATGGGACTCGGCTGGGACGCCGAGACCGAAGCCGTCGTGGTGGAGCTGCTCGCGGTCACCGAGGAGGAGATCGACGAGTCCGTGGTGCTCGACGACACCGAGGAGGGCCCGGACGCGGTCCGCGTGTTCCTCAGCCCGGCGCGCGCCCGCGCGTTCGCCGACCGCGCCGAGCGGGTGATCAACGCGGGCCGCAAGCCGTGCCCGCTGTGCAACGAGCCGCTGGACCCGGAAGGCCACATCTGCCCGCGGCAGAACGGCTACCGCCGGTCGGAAGAGGACTAG
- a CDS encoding SCO1664 family protein has protein sequence MHPADPAAREVLAQGRIEVEGRLVEASNATLLCSVEHDGAAAECVYKPVRGERPLWDFPDGTLAGREVASYLVSEALGWHLVPPTLLREGPFGPGMVQLWVDTEEDSELVDLAEPADVPEGWRAVLQAQDNHGDPVVLAHADHAALRRLAVLDVVINNADRKGGHILHAPDGDVFGIDHGVSLNAENKLRTVLWGWIGKPLPAEATEALGRFRALMEGELAADLAEHITPKEVQAINERVQALLGEGVFPAPSGEWPAIPWPPF, from the coding sequence GTGCATCCCGCCGATCCGGCCGCCCGCGAGGTCCTGGCGCAGGGCCGCATCGAGGTCGAGGGGCGGCTCGTGGAAGCCTCGAACGCCACGCTGCTGTGCTCGGTCGAGCACGACGGCGCGGCGGCCGAATGCGTCTACAAGCCGGTGCGCGGGGAACGTCCGTTATGGGACTTCCCGGACGGCACGCTGGCCGGTCGGGAAGTCGCCTCCTACCTGGTGTCCGAAGCGCTGGGCTGGCACCTGGTCCCGCCGACGCTGCTGCGCGAGGGCCCGTTCGGGCCGGGGATGGTGCAGCTGTGGGTGGACACCGAGGAGGACTCGGAGCTGGTCGACCTGGCCGAACCGGCGGACGTCCCGGAAGGCTGGCGGGCGGTGCTGCAGGCGCAGGACAACCACGGTGATCCGGTGGTGCTGGCGCACGCCGACCACGCGGCGCTGCGCCGGCTCGCGGTGCTCGACGTCGTGATCAACAACGCGGACCGCAAGGGCGGGCACATCCTGCACGCGCCCGACGGCGACGTTTTCGGCATCGATCACGGCGTGAGCCTGAACGCGGAGAACAAGCTGCGCACGGTGTTGTGGGGCTGGATCGGCAAACCGCTGCCCGCGGAGGCGACCGAGGCGCTGGGCCGCTTCCGGGCGCTGATGGAGGGCGAGCTGGCCGCCGACCTGGCCGAGCACATCACGCCCAAGGAAGTCCAGGCGATCAACGAGCGGGTGCAGGCCCTGCTCGGCGAGGGCGTTTTCCCGGCGCCTTCCGGGGAGTGGCCCGCGATTCCCTGGCCGCCGTTCTGA
- a CDS encoding SDR family oxidoreductase: protein MEQDLDLARDPHPLRGRAALVTGASRRQGIGFAIARRLAAWGGSVFLHHHRPHDIEQPWGADDADEVRAGVSRHLVGDARVADAPGDLVEPGEPERLVQRAVAEFGHLDVLVCNHARSGSDGALGELDAEVLDGHWAVNTRSSILLAQAFAAHHDGRPGGRVVFLTSGQQLGPMPGEVAYAAAKGALAEITLTLSDQLADSGITVNTVNPGPVQTGYLGERDWHVVAPMFPFGRYGEPDDPARLIAWLSTDEARWITGQVINTEGGFARWRTRGEIPRTDR from the coding sequence GTGGAACAAGATCTCGACCTGGCCCGGGACCCGCATCCGCTGCGCGGCCGCGCGGCGCTGGTGACCGGCGCGAGCCGCAGGCAGGGCATCGGTTTCGCGATCGCCCGCAGGCTCGCGGCCTGGGGCGGGAGCGTTTTCCTGCACCACCACCGGCCGCACGATATCGAGCAGCCGTGGGGCGCCGACGACGCCGACGAGGTCCGCGCCGGGGTCTCCCGGCACCTGGTCGGCGACGCCCGGGTCGCGGACGCGCCGGGCGATCTCGTCGAACCCGGCGAGCCGGAGCGGCTGGTGCAGCGCGCGGTCGCCGAGTTCGGGCACCTCGACGTGCTGGTCTGCAACCACGCCCGCAGCGGTTCGGACGGCGCCCTGGGGGAGTTGGACGCCGAGGTGCTGGACGGGCACTGGGCGGTCAACACCCGCTCGTCGATCCTGCTCGCGCAAGCCTTCGCTGCCCACCACGACGGCCGTCCCGGCGGGCGGGTCGTGTTCCTGACCTCCGGCCAGCAGCTCGGCCCGATGCCGGGCGAGGTCGCCTACGCCGCGGCGAAAGGTGCGCTCGCGGAGATCACCCTCACCCTGTCCGACCAGCTCGCCGACTCCGGTATCACGGTGAACACGGTCAATCCCGGCCCGGTGCAGACCGGGTACCTGGGCGAGCGGGACTGGCACGTGGTCGCACCGATGTTCCCGTTCGGCCGCTACGGCGAACCGGACGATCCCGCACGCCTGATCGCGTGGCTGAGCACCGACGAAGCCCGCTGGATCACCGGCCAGGTGATCAACACCGAGGGCGGTTTCGCGCGCTGGCGCACGCGCGGGGAGATCCCGCGCACCGACCGGTGA